Part of the Sphingobium lignivorans genome is shown below.
TCAGGTCAAGGCCAGCCTGAAGCGCCTGCAGACCGACCATATCGATCTCTATCAGGTTCACGGCTTAGACAATGCCACGCCCATCGAGGAGACAGTGCGCGCGCTCGACGATCTCGTGCGGCAGGGCCATGTCCGCTATGTCGGCGTCTCGAACTGGGCGGCCTGGCAGATCGCCAAGGCGCATGGCCTCGCGCTGGCGCAGAATCTGGCGCGCTTCGAGAGCCTGCAGGCCTATTACAGCATCGCCGGGCGCGATCTGGAGCGTGAGCTGGTGCCCATGCTGCTGTCCGAGCGGGTCGGCCTCATGGTCTGGAGCCCGCTGGCGGGCGGCCTGCTCTCGGGCAAGTTCAGCCGGGATGGCGCGGGCGAAGGACGCCGGGCCAGCTTCGATTTTCCGCTCGTCGACAAGGACAAGGCCTTCGACATCATCGATGTCATGCGGCCGATGGCGCAGAGCCGGTCCGTCTCCGTCGCCCAGATCGCGCTGGCCTGGCTGCTTCACCAGCGCGTAGTGACCAGCGTGATCGTCGGCGCGACGCGCCTCGACCAGCTCGCGGACAATATCGCTGCCAGCGATGTCGAGCTCACCGAGCCGGAACTGGCCGCGCTCGCCGAGGCGAGCCGGCTCGCGCCCGAATATCCCGGCTGGATGCTCGCTCGGCAGGGCGAATATCGTGAGGTGGCCGGCGCAGCG
Proteins encoded:
- a CDS encoding aldo/keto reductase, with the translated sequence MRYNQLGRTGLTVSELCLGTMTFGSGEGLWTQIGQLGQSAADAMVKTAFDAGINFYDTANVYSSGSSEAVLGQAIRNLGLARTDVVIATKVLGPMGSGVNDRGLSRGHIMDQVKASLKRLQTDHIDLYQVHGLDNATPIEETVRALDDLVRQGHVRYVGVSNWAAWQIAKAHGLALAQNLARFESLQAYYSIAGRDLERELVPMLLSERVGLMVWSPLAGGLLSGKFSRDGAGEGRRASFDFPLVDKDKAFDIIDVMRPMAQSRSVSVAQIALAWLLHQRVVTSVIVGATRLDQLADNIAASDVELTEPELAALAEASRLAPEYPGWMLARQGEYREVAGAAPPRWRR